In Pseudomonas fluorescens NCIMB 11764, a single window of DNA contains:
- a CDS encoding CoA transferase subunit B, with protein sequence MALSREQMAQRVAREMQDGFYVNLGIGIPTLVANYIPEGMEVMLQSENGLLGMGPFPTEETIDADMINAGKQTVTARIGASIFSSAESFAMIRGGHVDLTVLGAFEVDVQGNIASWMIPGKLVKGMGGAMDLVAGADNIIVIMTHASKDGESKLLSQCSLPLTGAGCIKRVLTDLAYLEIENGAFILKERAPGVSVEEIVAKTAGKLIVPDHVPEMQFADQ encoded by the coding sequence ATGGCACTTTCCCGCGAACAAATGGCTCAACGCGTCGCCCGCGAAATGCAGGACGGCTTCTACGTGAACCTGGGCATCGGCATTCCGACCCTGGTCGCCAACTACATTCCTGAAGGCATGGAAGTCATGCTGCAGTCGGAGAACGGCCTGCTCGGCATGGGTCCCTTCCCCACTGAAGAAACCATCGACGCCGACATGATCAACGCCGGCAAACAAACCGTGACCGCGCGGATCGGTGCGTCGATCTTTTCCTCGGCCGAGTCCTTCGCGATGATCCGCGGTGGTCATGTCGACCTGACCGTGCTGGGCGCCTTTGAAGTCGACGTGCAAGGCAACATCGCCTCGTGGATGATCCCTGGCAAGCTGGTCAAGGGCATGGGCGGCGCCATGGACCTGGTGGCCGGCGCAGACAACATCATCGTTATCATGACCCATGCGTCCAAGGACGGTGAGTCCAAGCTCTTGTCCCAATGCAGCCTGCCGCTGACCGGCGCCGGTTGCATCAAGCGCGTCCTGACCGACCTGGCGTATCTTGAAATCGAAAACGGCGCGTTCATTCTCAAGGAACGGGCGCCGGGTGTAAGCGTCGAGGAAATCGTCGCCAAGACCGCCGGTAAACTGATCGTGCCTGATCACGTTCCGGAAATGCAGTTCGCTGACCAGTGA
- a CDS encoding DUF692 domain-containing protein: MQTSLTSTKATVGLGLRRGLMKDLQAAPVGDFDFLEVAPENWIGIGGAHGAALRALAERYPLSCHGLSLSLGGPAPLDVGFLQEVRGFLDQYNVPLYSEHLSYCSDDGHLYDLLPLPFTEEAVHHVAARIRQSQDILGRRLAVENVSYYAAPQQDMDELTFTNAVLREADCDLLLDVNNVYVNSINHGFDPQTFLAGIDSGRVVAMHIAGHFDESDTLKIDTHGASVKPVVWSLLAEAYARFGAQPTLLERDFNFPAFSELVAELRTIRRLQAKGMNRG, translated from the coding sequence ATGCAGACTTCCCTCACATCAACGAAGGCCACCGTCGGACTTGGCCTGCGTCGCGGTTTAATGAAGGACCTCCAGGCCGCCCCGGTGGGCGATTTCGACTTCCTGGAAGTCGCGCCGGAGAACTGGATCGGCATCGGCGGCGCCCATGGCGCGGCGTTGCGCGCCCTGGCCGAGCGGTATCCGTTGTCCTGTCACGGTCTGTCGCTGTCACTGGGCGGGCCGGCGCCGCTGGACGTCGGGTTTTTGCAGGAAGTCCGGGGTTTTCTTGATCAATACAACGTGCCGCTGTACAGCGAACACCTGAGCTACTGCAGCGATGACGGCCACCTTTACGACCTGTTGCCGCTGCCCTTTACCGAAGAAGCGGTGCATCACGTCGCCGCGCGCATTCGCCAGTCCCAAGACATCCTCGGTCGGCGCCTGGCGGTGGAAAATGTCTCTTACTACGCCGCGCCACAGCAAGACATGGACGAGCTGACGTTCACCAATGCGGTGCTGCGCGAAGCCGATTGCGACCTGTTGCTGGACGTCAACAATGTGTACGTCAACTCGATCAACCACGGTTTCGATCCGCAGACCTTTCTGGCCGGCATCGATTCGGGGCGGGTGGTGGCGATGCACATAGCCGGGCATTTCGATGAGTCCGATACCTTGAAAATCGACACCCATGGCGCCTCGGTGAAGCCAGTGGTCTGGTCGTTGCTGGCCGAGGCCTATGCCCGGTTCGGCGCGCAACCGACGTTGCTGGAGCGGGATTTCAATTTCCCTGCGTTCTCTGAATTGGTCGCCGAATTGCGAACCATCCGCCGCTTGCAGGCCAAGGGGATGAACCGTGGATAA
- a CDS encoding acetamidase/formamidase family protein, whose amino-acid sequence MTMLLPETDLNSTPVDRLRVDQYTNGLIGPSQPMLGPLADGGTLITGTPPGCWGPMITPAFEGGHEVTQPVAIAGAEIGDAVAIKIKSMRVTSLATSSGVMSFVEGRYNGDPFVSKFCSKCGTEHPASHVEGIGEDSIRCNNCGAEVSAFRFSHGYVIVFDAQNQVSLTVNQDIANQLAGNASEMSALPEFAAQHSILSLARADIPGVAAHMRPFLGNIGTTPSRDLPDSHNCADFGQYLIGAPHRFGMTREELHAAKTDGHMDTNSIREGCVLICPVKVPGAGVYMGDMHAQQGNGEIAGHATDCSGETEVQVEVIKNLTLEGPILLQNLDDLPPMARPMNARQRQKVRELGERWGQHDIEESGPITFIGSGENLNVAVENGLKRAASVTGLPYDEVLNRATITGSIDISRLPGTVRVTFLCPMPVLDRMGIGHLVREKYDLA is encoded by the coding sequence ATGACCATGCTCCTGCCTGAAACCGACCTGAATTCCACCCCCGTCGATCGCCTGCGCGTCGACCAATACACCAACGGCCTCATCGGCCCGAGCCAGCCGATGCTCGGCCCATTGGCCGACGGTGGCACCCTGATCACCGGCACGCCGCCGGGCTGTTGGGGGCCGATGATTACGCCAGCCTTCGAGGGCGGCCATGAAGTCACTCAACCGGTGGCCATCGCCGGTGCCGAAATCGGCGATGCCGTGGCGATCAAGATCAAAAGCATGCGCGTCACGTCGCTGGCCACCTCGTCCGGGGTGATGAGTTTTGTCGAAGGCCGATACAACGGCGACCCGTTCGTTTCGAAATTCTGCAGCAAATGCGGCACCGAACACCCGGCCAGCCACGTCGAAGGCATCGGCGAGGATTCGATTCGCTGCAACAACTGTGGCGCCGAGGTCAGCGCGTTCCGTTTCAGCCACGGTTACGTGATCGTGTTCGATGCGCAGAACCAGGTCAGCCTGACCGTCAATCAGGACATCGCCAATCAACTGGCCGGTAACGCCTCCGAAATGTCGGCGCTGCCGGAATTCGCCGCCCAGCATTCGATCCTGTCCCTGGCCCGCGCTGACATTCCCGGCGTCGCCGCGCACATGCGGCCGTTCCTCGGCAACATCGGCACCACGCCGTCGCGGGACTTGCCGGACTCGCACAACTGCGCCGATTTCGGCCAGTACCTGATCGGCGCGCCGCACCGTTTCGGCATGACCCGCGAAGAACTCCACGCGGCCAAGACCGACGGTCACATGGACACCAACTCGATCCGCGAAGGCTGCGTGCTGATCTGCCCGGTGAAAGTCCCGGGTGCCGGCGTGTACATGGGCGACATGCATGCCCAGCAGGGCAACGGCGAAATCGCCGGGCACGCCACCGACTGCTCCGGGGAAACCGAAGTGCAGGTCGAAGTGATCAAGAACCTGACCCTGGAAGGGCCGATCCTCCTGCAGAACCTCGACGATCTGCCGCCGATGGCCCGGCCGATGAATGCCCGGCAGCGGCAGAAAGTCCGTGAGCTGGGCGAGCGCTGGGGTCAGCATGACATCGAAGAGAGCGGCCCGATCACCTTCATCGGCAGTGGCGAAAACCTTAACGTGGCGGTGGAAAACGGCCTGAAACGCGCCGCCTCGGTCACCGGCCTGCCGTATGACGAAGTACTCAACCGCGCGACCATCACCGGTTCCATCGACATCAGCCGCTTGCCGGGCACTGTGCGCGTGACGTTCCTGTGCCCGATGCCGGTGCTGGATCGCATGGGCATTGGCCATCTGGTTCGCGAGAAATACGACCTGGCGTAA
- a CDS encoding LysR family transcriptional regulator, producing the protein MTVKQIRAFLAVAQSLSFAVACERLHLSQSALSLTIKALEEGLGGRLFTRNTRNVALTAEGESLVPLARRLIADWDNAEDELRQRFTLQRGRVTLAAMPSFAGNLLPPILKTFRARYPKVNVTVNDVINEQVLEMVRDRQVELGVAFEPTQSSSLAFTPLYIDRFVAVVPFDSAFAERDDIDWQTLLEQPFITLQRPSTVRVMLEEHLQARGMKLPVEFESHQLATVGRMVASGLGVSAVPALCAGQMRELGARCITLRDPIVERAIGVLTKPGIELSAAAQALFDILKEENLGQRVSMD; encoded by the coding sequence ATGACCGTTAAGCAGATCCGCGCCTTTCTGGCCGTGGCCCAGAGCCTGAGCTTTGCCGTGGCCTGCGAGCGGTTGCACCTGTCGCAATCGGCCCTGAGCCTGACCATCAAGGCGCTGGAGGAGGGCCTGGGCGGACGGCTGTTTACGCGTAACACGCGCAATGTGGCGCTGACCGCTGAAGGTGAGTCGCTGGTGCCGTTGGCCCGTCGATTGATCGCCGACTGGGACAACGCCGAAGATGAGCTGCGCCAGCGTTTTACCCTGCAACGCGGACGGGTGACGCTGGCGGCGATGCCGTCGTTTGCCGGCAACCTGTTGCCGCCCATCCTCAAGACGTTTCGTGCGCGCTATCCGAAGGTCAACGTCACGGTGAATGACGTGATCAACGAACAGGTGCTGGAGATGGTGCGTGATCGGCAGGTCGAGCTGGGTGTGGCATTTGAGCCGACGCAGAGTTCGTCGCTGGCGTTCACGCCGCTGTACATCGACCGTTTCGTTGCGGTGGTGCCGTTTGATTCCGCGTTTGCTGAACGGGACGATATCGACTGGCAGACGTTGCTTGAACAACCGTTCATTACCTTGCAGCGACCGTCCACGGTACGGGTGATGCTGGAAGAGCACTTGCAGGCGCGAGGGATGAAGTTGCCGGTGGAGTTCGAAAGCCATCAGTTGGCGACGGTCGGAAGAATGGTTGCCAGCGGGCTTGGGGTGAGTGCGGTGCCGGCGTTGTGTGCCGGACAGATGCGCGAGTTGGGCGCGCGGTGCATCACGTTGCGCGACCCGATCGTGGAAAGGGCGATTGGTGTGCTGACCAAACCGGGGATTGAATTGTCGGCGGCGGCGCAGGCGTTGTTCGATATTTTGAAGGAGGAAAACCTGGGCCAACGGGTTTCCATGGACTGA
- a CDS encoding acetyl-CoA C-acetyltransferase has translation MQEVVIVAATRTAIGSFQGSLANVSAVDLGAAVIRQLLAQTGLDPAEVDEVIMGQVLTAGAGQNPARQASIKAGLPFAVPAMTLNKVCGSGLKALHLGAQAIRCGDAEVIIAGGQENMSLSNYVMPGARTGLRMGHAQIVDTMISDGLWDAFNDYHMGITAENLADKYNLTREQQDAFAAASQQKAVAAIEAGRFADEITPILIPQRKGDPLSFATDEQPRAGTTAESLGKLKAAFKKDGSVTAGNASSLNDGAAAVILMSAEKAKALGLPVLAKIAAYANAGVDPAIMGIGPVSATRRCLDKAGWTIDQLELVEANEAFAAQSLAVAKDLEWDLNKVNVNGGAIALGHPIGASGCRVLVTLLHEMIKRDAKKGLATLCIGGGQGVALALERA, from the coding sequence ATGCAAGAAGTCGTCATTGTTGCCGCCACCCGAACCGCCATCGGCAGTTTCCAGGGTTCGCTGGCCAATGTGTCCGCCGTTGACCTCGGCGCCGCGGTGATCCGTCAGTTGCTGGCGCAAACCGGTCTGGACCCTGCTGAAGTCGATGAAGTGATCATGGGCCAGGTGCTGACCGCCGGCGCCGGGCAAAACCCTGCGCGCCAGGCGTCGATCAAGGCCGGCCTGCCGTTCGCTGTACCGGCGATGACCCTGAACAAGGTCTGCGGCTCGGGTCTCAAGGCACTGCACCTGGGCGCCCAGGCGATTCGCTGCGGCGACGCCGAGGTGATCATTGCGGGCGGTCAGGAAAACATGAGCCTGTCCAACTACGTCATGCCCGGGGCGCGCACCGGCCTGCGCATGGGTCACGCGCAAATCGTCGACACCATGATCAGCGACGGCCTGTGGGATGCGTTCAACGATTACCACATGGGCATCACCGCCGAGAACCTGGCAGACAAGTACAACCTGACCCGCGAACAACAGGACGCCTTCGCGGCGGCCTCGCAACAGAAAGCCGTGGCTGCTATCGAAGCCGGGCGTTTTGCCGATGAGATCACGCCGATCCTGATTCCGCAGCGCAAGGGCGACCCACTGTCCTTCGCCACCGACGAGCAGCCACGGGCCGGCACCACCGCCGAATCCCTGGGCAAACTGAAAGCTGCCTTCAAGAAGGACGGTTCGGTGACCGCCGGTAACGCTTCGTCCCTGAACGATGGCGCCGCCGCCGTGATCCTGATGAGCGCGGAAAAAGCCAAGGCCCTGGGTTTGCCGGTGCTGGCAAAAATCGCCGCTTACGCCAACGCGGGCGTGGACCCGGCGATCATGGGCATCGGTCCGGTGTCGGCGACTCGCCGTTGCCTGGACAAGGCCGGCTGGACCATCGACCAGCTTGAGCTGGTTGAAGCCAACGAAGCCTTCGCCGCGCAATCCCTGGCGGTGGCCAAGGACCTGGAATGGGACTTGAACAAGGTCAACGTCAACGGCGGTGCCATTGCGCTGGGCCACCCGATTGGTGCGTCAGGTTGCCGCGTGCTGGTGACCCTGCTGCACGAAATGATCAAGCGTGACGCCAAGAAAGGCCTTGCCACCCTGTGCATCGGTGGCGGTCAGGGCGTGGCGCTGGCACTCGAACGAGCGTAA
- a CDS encoding NAD-dependent protein deacetylase has translation MLDSRTREQLDRLQQLMADQPFVVLTGAGISTPSGIPDYRDNQGIRRGRQPMMYQEFLSAPESRRRYWARAMLGWPRVRLAQPNVAHEALASLQSTRRIGGLITQNVDTLHDQAGSHEVIELHGSLHRVLCLDCGQRSERDSIQQLMEAQNPYLAGVDAVQAPDGDTLLDSAFEARFQVPQCPHCAGERMKPDVVFFGENVAQQTAAKAMAAVEKAAGLLVVGSSLMAYSAFRLCRAVADQGKPLLAINLGKTRADDLLDLKIEASCEQLLPLLAQRLST, from the coding sequence ATGCTCGACAGCCGTACCCGCGAACAACTCGACCGGCTCCAGCAGCTCATGGCCGACCAACCGTTTGTGGTCCTGACCGGTGCCGGCATCAGCACCCCGTCGGGCATTCCGGACTACCGCGACAATCAGGGCATACGGCGTGGCCGGCAGCCGATGATGTATCAGGAATTTCTCTCCGCCCCGGAATCCCGGCGCCGCTATTGGGCGCGGGCGATGCTCGGCTGGCCGCGGGTGCGCCTGGCACAACCGAATGTGGCGCACGAGGCGTTGGCCAGTCTGCAAAGCACTCGGCGGATCGGCGGATTGATTACCCAGAATGTTGACACCTTGCACGATCAGGCCGGCAGTCACGAGGTGATTGAACTGCATGGCAGCCTGCACCGGGTGTTGTGTCTGGATTGCGGGCAACGCAGCGAACGCGACTCGATCCAGCAGTTGATGGAAGCGCAGAACCCTTACCTGGCCGGTGTCGACGCGGTACAGGCGCCGGATGGCGATACCTTGCTCGACTCGGCGTTCGAGGCGCGCTTCCAGGTGCCGCAATGCCCGCATTGCGCCGGTGAACGGATGAAACCGGATGTGGTGTTTTTTGGCGAGAACGTGGCGCAACAGACGGCAGCCAAAGCGATGGCGGCGGTCGAGAAAGCCGCGGGCCTGCTGGTGGTCGGGTCGTCGTTGATGGCGTATTCGGCGTTTCGTTTGTGCCGGGCAGTGGCGGATCAGGGCAAGCCGTTGCTGGCAATCAACCTGGGGAAGACACGGGCGGACGATCTCCTGGACCTGAAGATTGAAGCCTCCTGCGAACAGCTGTTGCCGCTGCTGGCTCAACGCCTCTCCACCTGA
- a CDS encoding class I SAM-dependent methyltransferase → MDEARLNDFMGKLVNDMGGAAMLANVILGEELGLYRAMADSQPITPEALADKTGCNPRLLREWLSAHAASGYMEHSDGQFRLPEEQALALAIEDSPVYIAGGVGVVASFFHDKDKLVNAMRGNGALAWGDHHPCMFSGTERFFRPGYKAHLITEWLPALDGVVAKLEAGAKVADIGCGHGASTVIMAQAFPDSRFVGFDYHAPSVTVATQRAEEGGVAGRARFFQGTAKSYPGDDYDLVCYFDCLHDMGDPVGAARHAYDSLKPDGTVLLVEPFANDKLDDNVTPVGRLFYAASTFICTPNSLSQEVGLGLGAQAGEARLRKVFTEAGFKTFRRATETPFNLILEARK, encoded by the coding sequence ATGGACGAGGCCAGACTCAACGATTTCATGGGCAAACTGGTGAACGACATGGGCGGTGCGGCCATGCTCGCCAACGTCATCCTCGGCGAAGAGCTCGGCCTGTACCGGGCCATGGCCGACAGCCAGCCAATCACCCCTGAAGCACTTGCCGACAAGACCGGCTGCAACCCCCGTCTGCTGCGCGAATGGCTCAGCGCCCACGCCGCTTCCGGCTATATGGAACACAGCGACGGCCAGTTCCGTCTGCCCGAAGAACAAGCCCTGGCCCTGGCCATCGAAGATTCGCCGGTCTACATCGCCGGTGGTGTCGGGGTGGTCGCGTCGTTTTTCCATGACAAGGACAAACTGGTCAACGCCATGCGCGGCAACGGGGCCCTGGCCTGGGGCGATCACCATCCGTGCATGTTCAGCGGCACAGAGCGATTCTTCCGCCCCGGCTACAAAGCGCACTTGATCACCGAATGGCTACCGGCCCTAGACGGCGTCGTCGCCAAACTCGAAGCGGGCGCCAAAGTCGCCGACATCGGCTGCGGCCATGGCGCCTCCACGGTGATCATGGCCCAGGCGTTCCCGGATTCGCGGTTCGTTGGCTTCGACTACCACGCCCCGTCCGTCACCGTCGCCACCCAGCGTGCTGAAGAAGGCGGCGTGGCCGGCCGGGCGCGGTTCTTCCAGGGCACGGCGAAAAGCTATCCGGGTGATGACTACGACCTGGTCTGCTATTTCGACTGCCTGCACGACATGGGCGATCCGGTGGGTGCAGCCAGGCACGCGTATGACTCGCTGAAACCCGACGGTACGGTGCTGCTGGTGGAACCGTTCGCCAATGACAAGCTCGACGACAACGTCACCCCGGTCGGCCGGTTGTTCTACGCGGCTTCGACCTTCATCTGTACGCCGAACTCCCTGTCCCAGGAAGTCGGGCTCGGGCTCGGCGCCCAGGCGGGTGAGGCGCGGCTGCGCAAAGTGTTTACCGAGGCCGGATTCAAGACATTCCGTCGAGCCACGGAAACGCCGTTCAACCTGATTCTGGAAGCGCGTAAATAA
- a CDS encoding CoA transferase subunit A: MAGFDKRVSSYEEALAGLEDGMTVIAGGFGLCGIPENLIAEIKRKGTRDLTVVSNNCGVDGFGLGVLLEDRQIRKVVASYVGENKLFEDQLLKGEIEVVLTPQGTLAEKMRAGGAGIPAFFTATGVGTPVAEGKEVREFHGRKYLMEESITGDFAIVKGWKADHFGNVIYRHTAQNFNPLAATAGKITVVEVEEIVEPGELEPSQIHTPGIYVDRVICGTFEKRIEQRTVRK, from the coding sequence ATGGCAGGTTTCGACAAGCGCGTGAGTTCCTACGAGGAAGCTCTGGCAGGTCTTGAAGACGGCATGACCGTGATCGCGGGTGGCTTTGGCCTCTGCGGCATTCCGGAAAACCTGATCGCCGAGATCAAGCGCAAAGGCACCCGTGACCTCACCGTGGTCTCCAACAACTGCGGCGTCGACGGTTTCGGTCTCGGTGTCCTGCTGGAAGACCGGCAGATCCGCAAAGTAGTGGCCTCCTACGTCGGTGAGAACAAACTGTTCGAAGACCAATTGCTCAAAGGCGAAATCGAAGTCGTCCTGACCCCCCAAGGCACCCTCGCCGAAAAAATGCGCGCGGGCGGCGCCGGCATCCCGGCCTTCTTCACCGCCACCGGTGTCGGCACACCTGTTGCCGAAGGCAAGGAAGTGCGCGAGTTCCATGGTCGCAAGTACCTGATGGAAGAATCCATCACCGGTGACTTCGCCATCGTCAAAGGCTGGAAAGCCGACCATTTCGGCAACGTCATCTATCGCCACACCGCCCAGAACTTTAACCCGCTGGCGGCCACCGCCGGCAAGATCACCGTGGTCGAAGTCGAAGAAATCGTCGAACCCGGCGAGCTGGAACCGTCGCAGATCCACACCCCTGGCATCTACGTCGACCGGGTCATTTGCGGCACGTTCGAGAAGCGCATCGAACAGCGCACCGTGCGTAAGTGA